Proteins from a genomic interval of Ensifer canadensis:
- a CDS encoding ABC transporter substrate-binding protein, producing the protein MKKQIAAMMLAVMATATAATAADKIKIGTEGAYPPFNFVDSAGKIGGFDVDIGLALCERMKADCEVVAQDWDGIIPGLLAKKYDLIIASMFITEERKKQVAFTNPYYLAAMTHVAPKGAGITTFTNEALKGKVIGAQSGTTQADFIAATYPDAEIKLYPTQDEANLDMVNGRLDLQVGDMLPLLDWVTKNDDGKACCEIIGEPITDKKFVGDGVGIAVRQDDNDLREKLNKALDEIRADGTYKKINDKYFAIDVYTMK; encoded by the coding sequence ATGAAGAAACAGATTGCAGCAATGATGCTGGCTGTCATGGCGACGGCAACGGCGGCGACAGCCGCTGACAAGATCAAGATCGGCACCGAAGGCGCCTATCCGCCCTTCAACTTCGTCGATTCCGCCGGCAAGATCGGTGGCTTCGATGTCGATATCGGGCTGGCGCTTTGCGAGCGCATGAAGGCCGACTGCGAGGTTGTCGCGCAGGATTGGGACGGCATTATCCCCGGTCTACTAGCCAAGAAATACGACCTCATCATCGCGTCGATGTTCATCACCGAGGAACGCAAGAAGCAGGTCGCCTTCACCAATCCCTACTATCTTGCGGCCATGACGCATGTGGCGCCGAAGGGCGCTGGCATCACCACGTTTACCAATGAGGCCCTCAAGGGCAAGGTGATCGGCGCCCAGTCGGGCACCACGCAGGCCGATTTTATCGCCGCCACCTATCCGGACGCCGAGATAAAGCTCTATCCGACCCAGGATGAAGCCAATCTCGACATGGTCAACGGCCGCCTTGATCTGCAGGTCGGTGACATGCTGCCGCTCCTGGATTGGGTGACGAAGAACGACGACGGCAAGGCTTGCTGCGAAATCATCGGCGAACCGATCACCGACAAGAAGTTCGTCGGCGACGGCGTTGGCATAGCCGTGCGCCAGGACGACAACGACCTGCGCGAGAAGCTCAACAAGGCGCTCGACGAAATCCGCGCCGACGGCACCTACAAGAAGATCAACGACAAGTACTTCGCCATCGATGTCTATACGATGAAGTAG
- a CDS encoding DMT family transporter, producing the protein MTILTASATAPNAARTGVIIMLLGMLMFSLNDVMGKWLVATYSVSQLMVIRSIAALLVLSPFILKRGLRSMLKVERPWLQALRSLLFAVDASAFYFAVAYMPLADTMTYWLAAPIYVAAASPFLLGEKVGWRRWTAILVGFAGVVIALEPSKDTFSLPALIALVGSAAFAFALMLGRTLRTTPDTTLVFWQVIGALVFSLVGVAANPAGWAPVDGEAILQLGMLGIVAMLAHILVNRALKLADAATVVPLQYTLLLWAVVFGWWFFGDTPRPTVIIGAGLIVASGLFIFFREQQLKKRGRTI; encoded by the coding sequence ATGACCATACTGACTGCCTCCGCAACCGCGCCGAACGCCGCTCGGACCGGTGTCATCATCATGCTTCTCGGCATGTTGATGTTCTCGCTCAACGACGTCATGGGCAAATGGCTGGTGGCGACCTATTCCGTCAGCCAGTTGATGGTCATTCGCAGCATTGCAGCCCTGCTCGTGCTTTCGCCGTTCATCCTGAAACGCGGGCTGCGTTCGATGTTGAAGGTCGAGCGCCCGTGGCTCCAGGCGCTGCGTTCGCTGCTTTTTGCCGTAGACGCGTCTGCCTTCTATTTCGCCGTCGCCTACATGCCGCTCGCCGACACAATGACCTACTGGTTGGCGGCGCCAATCTATGTTGCCGCGGCCTCGCCGTTCCTGCTCGGCGAGAAGGTCGGCTGGAGGCGATGGACAGCGATCCTCGTCGGCTTTGCCGGCGTCGTAATCGCGCTCGAACCGTCTAAAGACACCTTCAGTCTGCCGGCGCTGATCGCCCTTGTCGGCAGCGCCGCCTTCGCCTTCGCGCTGATGCTCGGCCGAACGCTGCGCACGACCCCGGATACGACACTGGTCTTCTGGCAGGTGATCGGCGCTCTGGTCTTTTCGCTGGTCGGCGTTGCCGCCAACCCGGCCGGTTGGGCGCCCGTCGATGGCGAGGCGATCCTTCAGCTCGGCATGCTGGGCATCGTGGCGATGCTCGCGCACATTCTGGTCAACCGTGCGCTGAAACTCGCGGATGCGGCGACGGTGGTGCCACTGCAATACACGCTGCTGCTTTGGGCCGTCGTCTTCGGCTGGTGGTTCTTCGGCGACACGCCACGTCCGACCGTCATCATCGGCGCCGGGCTGATCGTCGCCTCAGGCCTCTTCATCTTCTTCCGCGAACAGCAGTTGAAGAAGCGGGGCCGAACAATCTAG
- a CDS encoding VOC family protein encodes MAKAIHSMIRVLDEQRSLDFYRVAFGLSVAERLDFETFTLVYLSNEESEFELELTINKDRTEPYALGDGYGHLALSVSDLDSEHKRLTDAGLGPNKIVEFNRDGALLARFFFIIDPDGYKIEVLQRHGRYK; translated from the coding sequence TTGGCCAAAGCAATCCATTCGATGATCCGGGTGCTCGACGAGCAGAGGTCCCTGGATTTTTACAGAGTGGCATTCGGGCTTTCCGTAGCCGAGCGGCTCGATTTCGAAACCTTCACGCTTGTTTATCTCAGCAATGAAGAGAGCGAGTTCGAGCTCGAGCTGACAATCAACAAGGATCGAACCGAGCCCTATGCGCTCGGCGATGGCTACGGTCACCTCGCTTTATCGGTGAGCGATCTCGACAGCGAGCACAAGCGATTGACCGATGCGGGGCTTGGTCCGAACAAGATCGTCGAGTTCAATCGAGACGGCGCACTTCTGGCGCGGTTCTTCTTCATCATCGATCCGGATGGCTACAAGATCGAGGTCCTGCAGCGCCACGGTCGGTACAAGTGA
- a CDS encoding acyltransferase produces the protein MPNQVLDDLAALLSRPVDDLLHLIPQLGDDASRALLEQLLPLMATPSKPPGPSGVDVFSSDDARLRAQILNYHATELMTDRERAQFLGLPNGCRIRERAKILAPEKFECGQNVWIGEGAVLDAQGGLEIGDNTQIGLGVMVWSHTSHRQATSGETGSSRDKIAYRRTSIGSNCFIAGPSVIAPGVTIGDRVIISPLTFVDRDVADDEVLSGPRSLKKLEERVAALEAQLASQKS, from the coding sequence ATGCCGAACCAAGTTCTCGACGACCTTGCCGCCTTGCTCAGCAGGCCAGTGGACGACCTTCTCCACTTAATCCCACAATTGGGAGACGACGCCTCCCGCGCTCTGCTCGAACAATTGCTGCCACTCATGGCGACGCCGTCAAAACCACCAGGTCCATCCGGTGTGGATGTCTTCAGCAGCGACGACGCGCGACTTCGCGCGCAGATTCTGAATTACCACGCGACGGAACTGATGACGGATCGCGAACGCGCGCAGTTTCTCGGATTGCCCAATGGTTGCAGGATCCGCGAACGTGCGAAAATCTTGGCCCCTGAAAAATTCGAATGCGGGCAAAATGTCTGGATCGGGGAAGGCGCCGTACTCGATGCCCAAGGCGGTCTGGAGATAGGAGACAATACCCAAATCGGGCTTGGCGTCATGGTCTGGAGCCATACCAGTCATCGACAGGCCACCAGCGGTGAAACGGGATCATCCCGCGACAAGATTGCCTATCGGCGTACGAGCATCGGCAGCAACTGCTTCATAGCGGGGCCCTCCGTCATAGCACCGGGCGTAACGATAGGAGACAGGGTGATTATTTCCCCCCTCACCTTCGTTGACCGAGATGTCGCCGATGATGAAGTTCTGAGTGGCCCGCGGTCTCTAAAAAAACTGGAAGAACGCGTCGCTGCGTTGGAGGCACAGCTGGCAAGCCAAAAGAGCTAA
- a CDS encoding Gfo/Idh/MocA family protein encodes MIRVALCGMGYWGRNLFRVLSSNPGIELAAVVDPKPELADKLRQSHPQIVVHADASAVMADPTIDAVVIATPVSSHYDLARAALDARKHVMVEKPMCASSAEASDLVARAEAYGLTLMVDHTFLFHPAVLKLADLVHSGALGHVSYFDSQRINLGLFQPDVNVLWDLAPHDLSILDFLFGIEPVDVEATGYCHVNQGSPDISYLTLHYPNSMVAHLNLSWMSPVKLRRVAIGGSEQMVVWDDLNRDEPLKIYDSGITFHSKQERDLILPNYRIGSVSSPRLATSEPLVDVIEHFRQSITKQVTCKTDGRLGLRVVRTLERAQAALDLSLRRVRGFMPVSINAVAAE; translated from the coding sequence ATGATCAGGGTCGCACTTTGCGGGATGGGGTATTGGGGGCGGAATCTTTTTCGGGTGCTATCGAGCAACCCTGGCATTGAACTCGCCGCCGTCGTCGATCCGAAACCGGAACTCGCAGACAAGCTTCGCCAATCGCACCCGCAGATCGTCGTTCACGCCGATGCCAGCGCCGTCATGGCCGATCCGACGATCGATGCCGTCGTTATCGCGACGCCGGTGTCGTCGCATTACGACCTGGCGCGTGCGGCTCTTGATGCCCGCAAGCATGTCATGGTCGAAAAGCCGATGTGCGCGTCCAGCGCCGAGGCGAGCGACCTTGTCGCACGCGCCGAGGCCTACGGGCTGACCCTAATGGTCGACCACACCTTCCTCTTCCATCCTGCGGTCCTTAAACTGGCGGACCTCGTGCACTCAGGCGCGCTCGGCCACGTTTCCTATTTCGATTCCCAGCGCATCAATCTCGGGCTCTTCCAGCCCGATGTGAACGTCCTCTGGGACCTTGCCCCGCACGATCTGTCGATCCTCGATTTCCTCTTCGGCATCGAGCCGGTTGACGTGGAGGCAACAGGTTACTGCCACGTCAATCAGGGTTCACCTGACATCAGCTACCTGACGCTGCACTATCCCAATTCGATGGTTGCCCATCTCAATCTGAGCTGGATGTCGCCGGTAAAGCTTCGCCGCGTGGCGATCGGTGGCAGCGAGCAGATGGTCGTCTGGGACGATCTCAACCGCGACGAGCCGCTGAAGATCTACGATTCCGGCATCACGTTCCATTCGAAGCAGGAACGGGATCTCATCCTGCCGAACTACCGGATTGGATCGGTGTCTTCGCCGCGGCTAGCCACATCCGAGCCGCTCGTCGATGTCATCGAACACTTCCGGCAATCCATCACCAAACAGGTCACCTGCAAGACAGACGGGCGCCTTGGCCTGCGCGTCGTGCGCACCCTGGAGCGCGCGCAAGCCGCACTTGACCTTAGCCTTCGGCGCGTCCGTGGGTTCATGCCCGTCTCAATCAACGCTGTAGCCGCGGAATAA
- a CDS encoding DUF475 domain-containing protein → MTQPQTHTTTIGYFKWAFIVTAIGLVLGAWLGWQSTGTIGGMAAVFFICTVLAVLEISLSFDNAIVNANKLKDMTPEWQHRFLTWGIIIAVFGMRIVFPLLIVVIAAGIGPIDAIVLAASKPEEYARIMNDAHLPIAAFGGTFLMMVGLTYFFDHEKDVHWIAWLESKMARFATIKGIEIAFVLALILGFSTLLDPTEAHTFVYSGIYGLLTFLVVEVVGGLLDASQQTMSAAAKGGFGAFLYLEVLDASFSFDGVIGAFALTQNLFVIAIGLGIGAMYVRSMTIMLVERGTLNEYRYLEHGAFYAILILSVVMYFQTLVHIPEVITGLGGAALIGISLWSSIRYNKREREAELGGKTSHGHARVEA, encoded by the coding sequence ATGACGCAGCCTCAAACGCACACGACCACCATTGGCTATTTCAAGTGGGCATTCATCGTCACCGCGATCGGCCTGGTGCTGGGCGCCTGGCTCGGCTGGCAGTCGACCGGCACGATCGGCGGCATGGCCGCGGTCTTCTTCATCTGCACCGTGTTGGCCGTTCTCGAAATTTCGCTGTCCTTCGACAACGCGATCGTCAATGCCAACAAGCTGAAGGACATGACCCCGGAATGGCAGCACCGCTTCCTGACCTGGGGTATCATCATCGCCGTTTTCGGCATGCGTATCGTCTTTCCGCTGCTCATCGTCGTCATCGCGGCGGGCATCGGTCCGATCGATGCGATCGTTCTGGCGGCAAGCAAGCCCGAAGAATATGCCCGCATCATGAATGATGCGCATTTGCCGATCGCAGCTTTCGGCGGCACTTTCCTGATGATGGTGGGCCTCACCTACTTCTTCGATCATGAGAAGGATGTGCATTGGATCGCCTGGCTCGAAAGCAAGATGGCGCGTTTCGCCACGATCAAGGGCATCGAAATTGCCTTCGTGCTGGCGCTGATCCTTGGCTTCTCGACCCTGCTCGATCCGACAGAGGCGCATACCTTCGTTTATTCGGGTATCTACGGCCTCTTGACCTTCCTCGTCGTCGAGGTCGTCGGCGGCCTGCTCGACGCGTCGCAGCAGACGATGAGTGCAGCGGCAAAGGGTGGCTTCGGTGCCTTCCTTTACCTCGAAGTGCTTGATGCGAGCTTCTCGTTCGACGGCGTTATCGGCGCCTTCGCCTTGACGCAGAACCTCTTCGTCATCGCCATCGGCCTTGGCATCGGCGCGATGTATGTGCGCTCGATGACGATCATGCTGGTGGAGAGGGGCACGCTCAACGAGTACCGCTATCTGGAACATGGCGCATTCTACGCGATCCTGATCCTCTCGGTGGTCATGTACTTCCAGACGCTGGTGCACATCCCTGAGGTGATCACCGGCCTCGGCGGCGCTGCCCTGATCGGTATCTCGCTCTGGTCCTCGATCCGCTACAACAAGCGGGAGCGTGAGGCAGAGTTGGGTGGTAAAACCAGCCACGGCCATGCTCGCGTCGAGGCATAA